The following are encoded together in the Acidobacteriota bacterium genome:
- a CDS encoding HlyD family efflux transporter periplasmic adaptor subunit yields the protein MKTRRWVLWGVGLVVVVAAVVLGTRPQPVPAEVAEVTRGPLEVTVDDEGETRVRDRFVISAPLAGRVLRIELEPGDAVLAGETVLAVFLPSAPVLLDARSRAEAEAVVQTATAALGQAEAHYERAAAELVYSRSEAGRYLRLSQEGIVSVETMESAQLDLDTRQEALEAAEYAVRTARSELQAARVRLLQFSAESADDLNGATIRIVSPVSGVVLRRVRESESIVPAGEALLEVGDPAQIEVVTDYLSKDAVRMRSGQRVLIDRWGGDRPLLGRLRRVEPSGFTKISALGVEEQRVNVVIDIVDPPGDWAGLGDGFRVETRVVVWESDDEVKAPTGALFRRDENWAVFAVEGGRAALREIEVGERNAQEAQVLGGLEPGEQVVVYPSDSLNDGSPVAAEL from the coding sequence ATGAAGACGCGGCGGTGGGTGTTGTGGGGCGTGGGGCTGGTCGTGGTCGTGGCCGCCGTGGTTCTCGGCACCCGTCCGCAACCGGTACCGGCGGAAGTGGCCGAGGTGACGCGAGGGCCTCTCGAGGTGACCGTCGATGACGAAGGCGAGACGAGGGTCCGTGATCGCTTCGTCATTTCCGCGCCGCTCGCCGGCCGCGTGCTGCGGATCGAACTCGAGCCCGGCGACGCCGTGCTGGCGGGCGAGACGGTGCTCGCGGTCTTCCTGCCCTCGGCCCCGGTGCTCCTCGACGCCCGTAGCCGAGCCGAGGCGGAGGCGGTGGTGCAGACCGCGACCGCCGCGCTCGGTCAGGCCGAGGCGCACTACGAGCGCGCGGCGGCTGAACTCGTCTACTCGCGCTCGGAGGCGGGGCGCTACCTGCGGCTCAGCCAGGAGGGAATCGTTTCGGTCGAGACGATGGAAAGCGCCCAGCTCGACCTCGACACCCGGCAGGAAGCGCTGGAAGCGGCGGAGTACGCGGTGCGCACGGCCCGCAGCGAGTTGCAGGCGGCGCGGGTCCGTCTGCTGCAGTTCAGCGCCGAGAGCGCGGACGACCTGAATGGGGCGACGATCCGGATCGTGTCGCCCGTTTCGGGCGTCGTGCTCCGTCGCGTGCGCGAAAGCGAGTCCATCGTGCCGGCCGGCGAAGCCTTGCTCGAAGTCGGCGATCCGGCGCAGATCGAGGTAGTCACGGACTATCTGTCGAAGGACGCCGTCCGGATGCGGTCGGGCCAGCGCGTGCTGATCGACCGCTGGGGCGGCGACCGCCCGTTGCTGGGCAGGTTGCGGCGGGTGGAACCCTCGGGCTTCACGAAGATCTCGGCGCTCGGCGTCGAAGAGCAGCGGGTCAACGTGGTCATCGACATTGTCGATCCGCCGGGCGACTGGGCGGGCCTGGGCGACGGATTCCGCGTCGAGACGCGGGTCGTCGTGTGGGAGAGCGACGACGAAGTGAAGGCGCCGACGGGTGCGCTCTTCCGGCGCGACGAGAACTGGGCGGTGTTCGCGGTCGAAGGAGGCCGCGCGGCCCTTCGGGAGATCGAAGTGGGTGAGCGGAACGCGCAGGAAGCTCAGGTTCTCGGCGGCCTCGAACCGGGCGAGCAGGTCGTCGTCTACCCGAGCGACAGTCTGAACGACGGTTCGCCGGTCGCGGCCGAACTCTGA
- a CDS encoding ABC transporter ATP-binding protein, which yields MRGVTKVYVMGEVEVYALRGVDLELHEGEFTVLLGPSGSGKSTLLNILGGLDRPTAGRVTYRAGDLSEAGERALTRYRRRHVGFVFQFYNLIPSLTARENVALVTEIAGDPIAPEEALALVGLKYRLDHFPSQMSGGEQQRVAIARAIAKRPDVLLCDEPTGALDISTGIAVLGALERVNSELGTTTAVITHNAAISAMADRVISLADGLITSDVRNATKQPAATIEW from the coding sequence ATGCGCGGCGTGACCAAGGTCTACGTGATGGGCGAGGTCGAGGTCTATGCGCTACGCGGCGTCGACCTGGAGCTTCACGAAGGCGAGTTCACGGTCCTGCTCGGACCGTCGGGAAGCGGCAAATCGACCCTCCTGAACATCCTGGGCGGGCTCGATCGGCCGACCGCTGGCCGGGTCACCTACCGTGCCGGGGATCTGAGCGAGGCCGGGGAACGGGCCCTGACCCGCTACCGGCGCCGCCACGTCGGTTTCGTGTTCCAGTTCTACAACCTGATTCCCTCGCTGACCGCGCGCGAGAACGTCGCTCTCGTGACCGAGATCGCCGGCGATCCGATCGCACCGGAGGAGGCCCTGGCGCTGGTCGGCCTCAAGTACCGCCTCGACCACTTCCCGTCGCAGATGTCGGGCGGCGAACAGCAGCGCGTCGCGATCGCCCGGGCCATCGCCAAGCGTCCGGACGTGCTGCTCTGCGACGAACCGACGGGAGCTCTCGACATCAGCACCGGCATCGCGGTCCTGGGGGCGCTCGAGAGGGTGAACTCCGAACTGGGCACGACGACCGCGGTGATCACCCACAACGCGGCGATCTCCGCGATGGCGGATCGAGTAATCTCGCTTGCAGACGGCCTGATCACGAGCGACGTCCGCAACGCGACCAAGCAACCGGCTGCCACGATCGAGTGGTAG
- a CDS encoding ABC transporter permease, with amino-acid sequence MRALDRKLLRDLWNVRSQVLAIALVVSSGIALLVMAQGVFGSLLTTRDAYYTRYAFADVFAGAKRVPNWVEERIAAIPGVKQVQTRVVVSVSLDVAGVSDPINGRLISLPDRGRPALNDVALRRGRFLDPDRAEEALVGERFAEAHGLDLGDRLFAVINGRRQPLEIVGVALSPEYVYGIGPGELVPDPEHFGFLWMSRRHLATAFEMEGGFNDVALTLADRSPSLERAAIVELDAILDPYGGLGAISRADQTSNWYLQNELSQLENMGLLIPLIFLAVATFLLNVVLRRTVAVQREQIAALKALGYSNLRLGVHYVQWAVVVVALGALLGIVAGLFLARGMLGIYMEYFRFPLLIYNVSASSILIAVGVSLAAAAVGALGAVRSVVSLPPAEAMRPAAPETFRVSLFERLGARRWLSQPARMVLRNLSRRPVRAGLSIVGIAFAGAIMVVGWSMIDSMDELLEVQFNIVQRQDLSVSFFEPVERRAVHELAALSGVLQVEPTNGVAARLRNGHLQKQTAIQALAPDARLRRVVDLDYRAIRLDRPGLVLSTLLAEQLRVEPGDTLVVEIMEDSRPVREVVLTDTVDDLLGVTAYMEQESLRRLVRRDDTITGAMLKIDTLAEERLYGLLKAMPAVAGATLRSAALQSIRTYMLDNMAMMMNVNLLFAVIIAFGVIYNTARISLSETSRELASLRVIGFTRGEISSILLGELGILTLASIPLGLLLGFAMITGVMSVFESELFRLPVVVEPSTFLVSAATVLGSMAISAWTVRRKLHDLDLVAVLKTRE; translated from the coding sequence ATGAGAGCACTCGACCGCAAATTGCTGCGCGACCTTTGGAACGTGCGGTCCCAGGTGCTGGCGATCGCCCTGGTCGTCTCGTCGGGTATCGCGTTGCTGGTCATGGCCCAGGGGGTGTTCGGCTCGCTCCTGACGACCCGCGACGCCTACTACACCCGCTACGCCTTCGCCGACGTGTTCGCCGGCGCCAAGCGCGTCCCCAACTGGGTCGAAGAGCGTATCGCGGCGATCCCGGGAGTCAAGCAGGTCCAGACTCGGGTGGTCGTGAGCGTCTCGCTGGACGTGGCCGGAGTCTCCGATCCGATCAACGGACGCCTGATCTCCCTGCCGGATCGCGGCCGGCCGGCGCTCAACGACGTCGCTCTGCGCCGCGGGCGATTCCTGGACCCGGACCGGGCGGAGGAGGCCCTGGTTGGCGAGCGTTTCGCCGAGGCCCACGGCCTCGATCTGGGTGATCGCCTGTTCGCGGTCATCAACGGTCGTCGCCAGCCGCTGGAAATCGTCGGTGTCGCGCTCAGCCCGGAGTACGTCTACGGCATCGGCCCGGGAGAACTGGTCCCGGATCCGGAGCACTTCGGCTTTCTCTGGATGTCCCGGCGGCACCTGGCCACCGCGTTCGAGATGGAGGGCGGGTTCAACGACGTCGCCCTGACGCTGGCTGACCGCTCGCCCAGCCTCGAACGCGCCGCGATCGTCGAACTGGACGCGATTCTCGATCCGTACGGCGGTCTGGGCGCGATTTCGCGTGCGGATCAGACGTCCAACTGGTACCTCCAGAACGAGTTGTCCCAGCTTGAGAACATGGGACTCCTCATACCTCTGATCTTCCTGGCCGTGGCCACGTTCCTGCTCAACGTGGTTCTGCGGCGCACGGTCGCGGTGCAGCGCGAGCAGATCGCGGCGCTCAAGGCTCTCGGTTACTCGAACCTCCGGCTCGGCGTCCACTACGTGCAGTGGGCCGTCGTCGTGGTGGCCCTCGGCGCCCTGCTCGGGATCGTCGCCGGCCTGTTCCTGGCCAGGGGGATGCTCGGCATCTACATGGAGTACTTCCGCTTTCCGCTCCTGATCTACAACGTGTCGGCGTCGAGCATTCTGATCGCCGTCGGAGTGAGCCTTGCCGCGGCGGCAGTAGGGGCGTTGGGCGCCGTGCGCAGCGTCGTGTCGCTGCCGCCCGCCGAAGCGATGCGCCCGGCGGCGCCCGAGACTTTCCGGGTGTCCCTATTCGAACGGTTGGGCGCCCGGCGATGGTTGTCGCAACCGGCGCGGATGGTGCTCCGCAACCTGTCGCGGCGCCCGGTACGCGCCGGCCTGTCGATCGTCGGCATCGCCTTCGCCGGCGCGATCATGGTCGTGGGTTGGTCGATGATCGACTCGATGGACGAACTTCTCGAAGTGCAGTTCAACATCGTCCAGCGCCAGGACCTGTCGGTGAGCTTCTTCGAACCGGTCGAACGGAGGGCGGTGCACGAACTCGCGGCTCTCTCCGGGGTGCTGCAGGTGGAGCCGACGAACGGCGTTGCGGCGCGATTGCGCAACGGCCACCTGCAGAAGCAGACCGCGATCCAGGCGCTGGCGCCCGACGCCAGGTTGCGGCGCGTGGTCGATCTCGACTACCGCGCCATCCGGCTCGACCGGCCGGGTCTCGTCCTGTCCACGTTGCTGGCGGAGCAACTGCGGGTCGAGCCGGGGGACACGCTGGTGGTCGAGATCATGGAGGACTCCAGGCCGGTGCGCGAGGTCGTGCTGACCGACACCGTCGACGACCTGCTCGGCGTGACGGCGTACATGGAGCAGGAGTCGCTCCGTCGGCTGGTGCGGCGCGACGACACGATCACCGGGGCGATGCTCAAGATCGACACGCTGGCCGAGGAACGGCTGTACGGTCTGCTGAAGGCGATGCCGGCGGTGGCGGGGGCGACGCTGCGCAGTGCCGCGCTCCAGAGCATCCGGACCTACATGCTCGACAACATGGCCATGATGATGAACGTCAACCTGCTCTTCGCGGTGATCATCGCCTTCGGGGTGATCTACAACACGGCCCGGATCTCGCTGTCCGAGACCAGCCGCGAACTCGCCAGCCTGCGTGTGATCGGCTTCACTCGCGGCGAGATCTCCTCGATCTTGCTGGGCGAACTCGGGATTCTCACTCTGGCCTCGATTCCGCTTGGTCTGCTCCTCGGCTTCGCCATGATCACCGGCGTGATGAGCGTCTTCGAGAGCGAGCTGTTTCGGCTGCCGGTGGTGGTCGAGCCGAGCACGTTCCTGGTTTCCGCCGCGACCGTTCTCGGGTCGATGGCCATCTCGGCCTGGACGGTGCGGCGTAAGCTCCATGACCTCGATCTCGTCGCGGTACTCAAGACCCGCGAGTAG
- a CDS encoding LLM class flavin-dependent oxidoreductase, with the protein MEFVILAIPYMRRLGEQVGRAGSDPNRFQALMANLRTQMTFAESVGYTGFCMTEQHLQVEGIETTTNPLFWDYFVAQHTERMRVGQLGMNLTAVNPIQLAENLAMLDHFTGGRMFAGFTRGNTPRWTGTFGQHIGVTATHSDKSEVDQRNRRAFEENWRLVKALWTQEVVSISGEFWQAPPAMDWAFAPTSEWSPGSVTSDGTLKEIGIVPRPLQNPHPPVYAPFSYSMGTAKFWAREGGKMMGMFNESKEEFIPLTLDVCLEEALQHGRIIGPNDMLALGGHLIMGRDPAETKKLYEGFEWLFNFAYNAPPYHVPMGRMWMGSRQQVLDHVGRLNETFGIDEFFLWHHVGWFEQDEELAMLHEFAEGVIGPLSS; encoded by the coding sequence ATGGAGTTCGTCATCCTCGCCATCCCCTACATGCGGCGCCTGGGCGAACAGGTGGGCCGCGCGGGATCGGACCCGAACCGGTTCCAGGCGCTGATGGCGAATCTCAGGACTCAGATGACCTTCGCCGAGTCCGTCGGCTACACGGGCTTCTGCATGACCGAGCAGCACCTGCAGGTGGAAGGGATCGAGACGACGACGAATCCGCTGTTCTGGGACTACTTCGTCGCCCAGCACACGGAGCGGATGCGCGTCGGCCAGCTCGGCATGAATCTCACCGCCGTCAACCCGATTCAGCTGGCGGAGAACCTGGCGATGCTCGACCACTTCACCGGCGGCCGCATGTTCGCAGGCTTCACCCGGGGCAACACTCCCCGCTGGACGGGCACCTTCGGCCAGCACATCGGGGTCACGGCGACGCACTCCGACAAGTCCGAGGTGGACCAGCGCAACCGCCGCGCGTTCGAGGAGAACTGGCGACTCGTGAAGGCGCTCTGGACCCAGGAGGTGGTGAGCATCTCGGGCGAGTTCTGGCAGGCGCCGCCGGCGATGGACTGGGCCTTCGCGCCCACGAGCGAATGGTCGCCCGGTTCGGTCACCAGTGACGGCACGCTGAAGGAAATCGGGATCGTTCCCCGTCCGCTGCAGAACCCCCACCCGCCGGTCTACGCACCGTTCAGCTACAGCATGGGGACCGCGAAGTTCTGGGCCCGCGAGGGCGGCAAGATGATGGGCATGTTCAACGAATCGAAGGAGGAGTTCATCCCCCTGACCCTGGACGTCTGCCTCGAGGAAGCCCTCCAGCACGGACGGATCATCGGCCCCAACGACATGCTCGCGCTGGGCGGACACCTGATCATGGGACGAGATCCCGCCGAGACGAAGAAGCTCTACGAGGGCTTCGAGTGGCTGTTCAACTTCGCCTACAACGCCCCTCCCTACCACGTACCGATGGGCCGGATGTGGATGGGGTCGCGCCAGCAGGTGCTCGACCACGTGGGGCGGCTGAACGAGACCTTCGGCATCGACGAGTTCTTCCTGTGGCACCACGTCGGCTGGTTCGAGCAGGACGAGGAGCTGGCGATGCTCCACGAGTTCGCGGAGGGAGTCATCGGCCCCCTTTCCTCGTGA